From the genome of Botrytis cinerea B05.10 chromosome 7, complete sequence:
TGTTGGCTGTTGGAAAGGTTTGTTCATTTTGGGACCGTCGAGACAATAACAGTTTTGGCATTCGAGATCAATAACTCTCGCATTGAGTTGTGTAGCTGTGATCTTGATCTTACAATTCATCCGCTAGTTCAGCTTAATCCAAAAGCTAAGTGATAtgcttctttccttttcgaATCTAATCGACTACTTGCTGTTGCTTCCATCGAATTTGTTCTTCCCTAGACTTCCTAACTACTGACCTACTctaaaatctaaaatctaaaatctaaaatctcAAGTTCGCTCGTTCGTGCATTCGCTCGCTTTGTCCGCGTCGACCCATGCTTTCCTACACGAGGCTTGTCAGCCTGCATGTCCATCAAACCTTCTTTTCCCAACCATCCTCGCCATCGTATCCTTCCTAGGTACCTGGTTGCGACCAAAACACCCTGCCAGGTTGGTACAGGTTACAGGTTACAGGTCCCAAAGTGGAGAGACCGAACTTTCTTACTGGCTCAGCCTACTGTGAGTATCTTTCACGTCTCTATTCTCCATAAATAACCGGCCGTTTTGTAGTTGGTTGGATAAGACAAAGTAAGCTGTTCAGTCAAGGTATATATGTACAAGCGTGTCGCCCATCCTAAACTGAGTGCAGCTTTCGGGATTTGGATATCAGATATCACTCAAGCCAGTCAGGCACATACGAAATAAAAgtagtttttttatttctttcttctggAAACAAAACGTTCGCTCCAAACTCGGACTAGACGTCGAAGGATCGCTTTGGGAATAAACGAAAGACAAACATTCGTTGGACAGAAAGTCGATACCGGTCGCTACAGCAGTTGGCGAAATGAGAAACACGAATATCCCGTCGGGCTCACCACCCAAATATGAGGTTGATGATCCAAGTTCCTTGGCACCAAGGTGGTGGGATATGAGAGCGTGGAGTAAGAAGAGATGGGCGATTTTTGGTGCaggaattattatattgatcatcatcatcgtggTTGCCGCTGTGGAAGGTTCAAAAAAGAACGCTTATCCAGATTACTCGCAGTTGAACTATACACTGAAGGATACTTGTAAGTTGTCTTCTTTTGTGCAATATTACATAGCCAACAATTTCGAATCCATCAACACTTCTAAGATATCCGAGAAGCAAGGCTTCCCTATCATATCCAAGAGGAGTTAGTTGCAATGGTTCTAGACCTACCCCTATGAACGTGTGGCTAGAGATTGAACGAGATGGCCCTGACATCGTGTATCTTGCTAACATCCACCAAAGACTCAGGGACTGACTTTTTCGATAACTTCGATTACTTCAATACCTACGATCCATCAGCTGGTTTCGTTCATTATGTTGATTCCGAAGTTGCCGCTCAATACAATTTGACGTATGCTTCGTCAAGTTCTGCGGTTGTCAGAGTCGACACATCTGTCACAGCTGACAGTAACCCAAATGCATCTACTGGCCGCTTCTCAGTTCGAATTGAGTCCAAGACACAATACACTGACGGTCTATTCATCTTCGATATTGTCCACACACCCATTGGTTGTGCTACATGGCCTGCACTGTGGCTAAGTGATCCTAACAATTGGCCAACAAATGGAGAGATCGATATCATGGAGGCAGTCAACGTTGTGAGCTctacaaaaaatcaaatgacCCTCCATACTACGTCGGGCTGCTCCATGGATGTCAAGCGCAAAGAGACTGgaaaatccattcaatcttcATGCTTGAATAGCACGAATTCCAATGCTGGATGTGGTGTGTATGACTCTGCAGGAACCTTCGGTGCGGATTTCAATTCGAATGGAGGTGGAGTTATGGCGATGGAATTACGTACCGCAGGTATTCGAATGTGGCAATTTGGACGAGATGCTATACCAACCGATATTTCATCTGGTAGCCCAGATCCATCGACTTGGTCGGAAGCTACTGCCGATTTTCCCAGCACGAATTGCAACATTGGCAACCACTTCAGGAATCAAAGTATCATTGTCAACATTGACTTGTGCGGAAGTTGGGCAGGTACCGAAAGTGTATATGATGTTGATTGTAGGCGCTTTTCTGactctttttgatattttcatACTAATCATACAATAGGTCCCGGTACTTGCACTGACTACGTCGCTAACAACGCAACGGCATTCACAGATGCTTACTGGcaattcaacaacttcaCTGTATACCAAGCTTCATAATCCTCGATTTACACCCTTGgatgaaaacgaaaacgTGATATTCATAGAGACGGGTGTGATAGAGTTGCTCTGGAAGAATATTCACATTGAAAAGCTGTTTGGCGGGACATCGCAATTGGGATAGGAATAGACAGGATTATACCAGGAAAATGGCGTTTATAGGAGCGTTGCTGACTACCAGCCATAATGTTGTCTTCGTGTTGAAATTAAGACGGAATGTTATATGGACACTCAAAGCCCGTATAGATTGATAGCTTACGGAAAATAGTATTGAAGTAAAGTATTATACTTATGATGTGAAATCGCTAGGTACCTAGGGTTGTCCTTGTGTCTAAAAAGCCTAGCAAATTAGACCGGTAATGGCAAGCTAGCCAAGCCcatgatcttgatgatgtcccaaaaacaaacagaataatataataaatatctctTCTAGACATGCCCCCTTTCGCGAAACGAAATCTTATAATCCTACTTGGCAAACACTCGAGTACTTGTGCGAAACGCGAGGCTTTAGACTGTGCAAGGCCAGACATCAGCCTCGCCAAAAAAATTCTCGGTGGATTACATCTCAAGGAAACCCATCTTTGTATTCTGCCTTTTCCCTTGACGAAGAATATCACAACTACTATCGTTCAAAATGAATGGGCCAGCATTTAATCCTCCAGGAGGGGGCCAGCAGGGTGTTGACCCTTCAACCGCTGCTGCTGTTAAAAATGTATGTTTGCTTTCTGGTTACAATTAGCATTGCTGTATGGACAAGCAGAGCCTTGCTATGGGAAATTATCAAAGTGAATTGAACGAGAACTAATAATGTCTGATAGATGCAAATGATAATGGAATCCTGTCCGGGCAAGACTGTCGTCTCGGGTGTAATGGGATTTGCCCTCGGTGGTGCCTTTGGTCTCTTCATGGCATCTGTATGTTTTGCCCCGCCTTGACTACTTTCCTTCCTACGCACACTTGACAATGGCTTACCTTCCCACACAGATGCAATACGACACTCCCATTCACACCTCTACCGCAGCCGCAGAAATCCAATCCCTTCCCATGCGTGAACAACTCAAACGAGGTCTCAAAGATATGGGTAATCGCTCCTATTCCTCGGCCAAGAATTTCGGCAAAGTAGGCGCTATCTTTGCGGGCACGGAGTGTTGTGTTGAAGGGTTCAGAGCAAAGAATGATCTGAAGAATGGGGTTATTGCAGGATGTATTACCGGGGGGGTGTTGGCGGCGCCGGCGGGACCACAGGCTGCCGCAGTCGGGTGTGCGGGGTTCGCGGCTTTCAGTTTGGCGATTGATAGTTATATGAGAAGGCCGAGTGATGGGGATTAAGGAGATAATTGAGGGGTGGAAGTTGTGGATTGGAACTTTAGACGGAGCGGTTtagatatgtataatatGCTGCGAACAGCTTACGCATGGGATTGGAGTTATGGGCAAGCTTGGATGGGCTTTGAGTGGTTATGTTGATATGTCTGTATAGTTATGACCTTTGGATCAATGACTAATTTCACTCCTCACGAGCGTTGGTTTTAGCTTTGGCGCTTCAGTATTATGTGATGGTTTGAGTCTTTTGTCATATGTCACGAAAATCCGGCTGACTTATCGTGTCCAGTAGAGAATGCATGCGAGGAACATTTACCACAAACACATATCCTGGAGAGTTTGAATGTCTTTTATGAGTTCTATTCTTATACCCTGGAGATCCTATGCCTCTTTTGCTAGCGTGCAATCAAGCTTTTCCATACTGATGAGACAAGTATCTATAGAGCGCCAGACTCTCATCCATAATCGGTCAAACTGTCTGggaatttatttaaaatgaaTCAAGTATCTATAGAACACCAAATTTTCAACtataatcaatcaagtaATGACAACTTTCGAGCAAACATTCTCCATCATCGTAGTATAGCGAATGCGCTCACACAAGCTACTTGGTGGTGAATTTACCCTTCATTCTAATCCCCTTACCATAGACATAAAACAAGAACGGAATGGGTATAAGCGCAGCTGCTACAAAACCCAGCACACTACTTCCCCATTCGATACCCAAATTCTGAAACATCGGAGTGACAAACAGGGGAAACAAAGCAGCAAAGATGGCTCGTACAAATGTTTGGGCCGCAACCGCACTTGCTGCACATGAGGAGAAAGTGTCGATGAGGTAGTTCAGCGCAGATTGGAAAATGGTAAAGAAGCCAAATCCCATGAATACGAGGCCGATACATGGAGCTACCCAATGAATATTGGGGGAGGATGTCCAgccgaagatgaagaggccTGCTGCGAAGAATATACTGCCGATCATCATTGGAGGGAGGCGAGCTTCGGGGACGGGTTGGTTGTCATTTGCTTCAAACCTGCGGGTATAGAACTTGTTGTTGCTGGGGTTTGTTGGTTAGTAGAGATAGGTTGAAAATGGATTGACGACTTACAGAATGTTTGCAGTGCCGCCGAAAATTGTACCCAGGAGAAGCGCAAGAAATGGAAGCCTATTTTAATGAAGGAGATTAGCACAACATCTGCTATATGGTTGTCGTCAAGTTAGAGGCAAACTTACTCTGAAGTCACAGGTCCGTAACTTCTAGCCAATGCAAATTGTACAGGAATCGCAGCCAGACACCTAGTAATCCATCAGTGTATGTCCACATACAACTCTCAGTTCTGACTTACAAATAGAGAATTCCGTAAACAAACGAAGCATACAAAACCATGAGAAAACAGATCGGGGTACCCAGTAAACGAAAGGGTCGCATCAAGAACTTGTTTACCATCTCTCTAAAGCTGAAATTGCGCTCTTCGTGTCTAGCATGTAAAGCCCAGTTTCCAGTATCGTGACGGAGACGACGTGCCTTGGCGACCAGGAGTGCATCTGGATAGGTTTCGTTAAGTACAATAGCACCAATGATTAAGACTGCCATTTGCATGATTCCGGTTATCTTTGAAGGAGTTAGAAACCAAAAGTGCATGGTTTGGGGACTTGTGGACTTACATATTCtgtccatctccatcctAGATAGCTTGATGTAATGGCACCTCCCACAATGGGACCCATGGTTGGACCTTGAACTGGTGAGAATCATAGTTATGGAAAGGACGCATGTGCTCACCTCCAACAACAGCAAATGCATACCCGACTATAGCCGTTCCTCGCGATTGGGGTGCCCAGATATCAGAGAGAACGCCTCCAGTATTTGTTACCTAGATATGATGTCAGAGGACTTCGTTGAGGCCGAGGTGAAGTTTCTCACAGGAGCAGCTCCGAAGATGCCAGCAAAGAATCGTGTCAAGAGCAGCGTCTGGATGTCTTTTGCTGTGGCAGAACCAAATGAAAAGCATGCTGATATGAAAACTATTTGATACGTTAGCTGTGATTCTGCATGGTGAAGGGCAAAGAGTGCCGGCTGAGCTCAAACTGCTTGCATGATGAGATTGCTTACCTGGGGTTAAGACTGCAGCCTTTCTGCCATAACTAATCAACAATTAGTATTGGCAACAAAGGAATGAAATGTAGCTTGTTGGGACTGCAGCAATGCAAAACATCACACAAGATCTCGAAATTGGCTTTT
Proteins encoded in this window:
- the Bctim22 gene encoding Bctim22, which encodes MNGPAFNPPGGGQQGVDPSTAAAVKNMQMIMESCPGKTVVSGVMGFALGGAFGLFMASMQYDTPIHTSTAAAEIQSLPMREQLKRGLKDMGNRSYSSAKNFGKVGAIFAGTECCVEGFRAKNDLKNGVIAGCITGGVLAAPAGPQAAAVGCAGFAAFSLAIDSYMRRPSDGD